CATGCTCGTACTTGAGAATATTAGGAAGAGGTTCAAGGATTTTGAACTCTACATCGAGAAGCTGGAGTTCTATGATAACGAGTACGCAGTGATAGTTGCGCCATCGGGATCTGGTAAGACTACCACCCTGCGCATAATCGCTGGCCTCGAAACCCCAGACGAAGGGAGAGTGATCCTTGACGGGGAGGATATTACTAATCTTCCACCCTGGAAGAGAAACATTGGTATAGTATTCCAGAACTATGCATTATACCCTCACTTAACAGCCTTAGAGAACATTGCCATGCCACTGAAGATAAAGGGGCTTGACAGTGAGGAGATACATGAGAAGGTGATAGAGATAGCGAAAATACTGGAGATAGAGAAGATTCTGGATAAGTATCCAAGCCAGTTATCTGGAGGACAGCAGCAGAGGGTTGCATTGGCTAGAGCATTAGTGAAGGAGCCAAAGGTACTCCTGCTGGATGAACCTCTTAGCAACATAGATGCTAGGCTCAAACTGGATCTTAGGGGTTTTCTGAAGAGTGTTCAGAGAAGGCTACACATGACGGCAATACATGTCACGCACGATCAGGAGGAGGCCATGGCCATTGGTGACAGGATAGTGATAATAAACGAGGGGAGGATTGAGCAGGTTGGGACACCTGTAGAAGTGTACAATAGACCTAAAACCCTCTTTGTATACAATTTCGTTGGGCTAAGCAACCTTCTCCCAGGAAGCATGTTCGGTTTCAGCGACAATGTGATCGTAGGGTTTAGGCCCGAGAACGTAATGATATCCCTCACGGAGGACACAGGGTTGAAGGCTGAGGTCCTCACAATACAATATCTTGGCTCTCATAATCTGATAGAACTTAGAGTGGGGGAACATACGATTAAAGCCAGGACGAGCTTTGAGCTTCCCGTCAAAGAGAAGGAAACTGTTTACATTAAAATACCGCGTGAGAAAATGCTGCTCTTCGATAAAAAAGGAGGTGAGCTGATAAAATGATAATTCACTTCTTTGGTACTGGAGCCGGTGGGAGTCCTGGATCCAAGAGGTTCAGATCGTCCACCCTATTCGAGTTCGATGATGATCGCATCTTGCTAGTGGACTGTGGGGTGGGATGTCACTATAGACTGTCAGATAAGGGACTGCTAACAGAGGTCGATACAGTCTTTATAACCCACTCACATATAGACCACTTTCTAGGATTACCCGAGTTTCTCTTTCAGGCACACTTAGAGGGGAGAAAGAAGGAACTAACAGTATATGCCCCAAGGATCGTTGGGAGGATGATAGAGGTTGTAGCACCCTACCTTTACACAAGCCTGGGATTTAAGTGGGAGCTGAAAAACATAGAGCCGAGAACAATAAACGAGCTGGGTGACAATAAGTTATTTTTCTGCAGAGCATGCCATCCCACGGCGGAAGAAGCATATGCACTCCTCATACAGACCTCAGGAGGGTTGCGGATAGCTTATAGTGGCGACACTTCCGAGCCATGCCAGGACTTCTTAGAGTGCATTGGTGGAAGAGCGGATGTTTTGATTCATGAGGCAACATGTAATGAGAATAATAAAGACGTCTGCTATAAGTACGGACATACGACCACCATGGAAGCTGTGGAGCTCGGTGAGAAGCTGGGAGCCAAGCTAACGATACTGAACCATATAGACGAATACTTCAATAGCACCATAATACAGGACGTTGCACGGCTAAGGCTAAAGTACAGGACAAAGATACTCGTTCCGAATGACCTGGATTCTATCTATATCTAAGGGAGCGACGAGATAATGTGCAAGAAGGTTTTTATATTTTTACTGTCATACTCTTAATTCTCAACATCAAGTTGCGACGTAACAGTTATGGGAAGTTTTTTGTCTCCCTTAAAGTTTTAGCGGCGGGCTCTGTAAAGGGCAACAGAACATTTTATCAACTTCCATTGGTAGTTGTTTCACTGTGATCCACCCATATCCTAATAGGATGGGGGGAGATATATGTACACCTATGTTGTAGAATAGAGAACAATTATCTATATAGATTCATTACCTAAATATATTTTATTGCGGCAATCTTTATATTTTCTGACCTTCTTTTAAACACCGGTGAACTCCATGAAGAGAGTTATCTCGGTGTTTATCGTCCTGCTGCTGGGACTCTCCCTGGCGGCAAGCGGCTGCATCTCAGGAGAAAAGGGCGCTAATGCAACCTCGTCCAGCACGGCACAGACTTCAAGCCAGAGCTCTTCTCAGGCAAAGGTAATAACAATCCGCACCACAGGCGCAACCTTTCCCCAGTATCAGATACAGAAGTGGATTGAACTCTACCAAAACTCACATCCTAACGTTAAAATTGAATATCAGGGGGGAGGAAGCGGATACGGTCAGGAGACGTTTCTAAAGGGACTTACCGACATCGGCAGGAGCGATCCCGCCGTTAGTGCTGATGTGTGGAAAAAATTCCTGTCAACAGGTGACCAGCCACTCCAGTTCCCGGAGATAGTTGGTGCCGTTGTCGTGGCATACAACTTACCGGGAATCGGGGGAGGACTGAGACTAAGCCAGGCTGTTCTTGCCAAAATATTCCTCGGTGAAATTCAGTACTGGGACGACCCCGCTATCAAAAACCTTAACCCCAGTCTAAACCTTCCACACAGGAAAATAATAGTCATCCACAGAAGTGATGCAAGCGGAACCACCAAGATATTCACCACATACCTCAGCATCATAAGCAACGAATGGGCCAAGAAGGTTGGAGCGGGCCTGGTAGTAAACTGGCCAGTTGACGGGCTCGGAAGGGGATTAGCCGGGAAGGGGAACCCCGGGGTTGTGGCCATACTTAAAAACACTCCGTATAGTATAGCGTATACGGAACTCTCCTATGCTATAGAAGATAATCTGAGCATTGCAGCCATACAAAACAGAGCAGGGAATTTTGTTCTGCCAACGAACACAACTATAAAATCTGCCGTTTTAGCGGTTAAATCCTATATCCCCGCACCCACTGAAGGGTATAAAGAGAACCTTACACAGCTCTTGAATGCGCCGGGAAATAACTCATACCCAATAGTGGCATTCAGTCACATCCTCGTCTGGCAGAACAAGGGGGGAAAGCACTACAGCAAGGAGAAGGCGCAGGCTATCAAAGACTTCCTTACCTGGATTCTGACAGAGGGGCAGAAGTCAAAAAACCTCGCTCCTGGCTACGTTGGCCTGCCCCCCGCGGTCGCTCAGATAGGCCTCAAGGCTGTGAATATGATAGAGACAGGCTGAAGCCTTCTTTTTTCCTTCTTCTGGGTGAGAACGATGAAGCTCGGTGTCAACTCCTCCATCATCAGAGAAATCAGCGGGAAAGGATTTTCCTTGGATGATCTCCATGTGGACTTCGTTGAGCTCGGCTTTGACGACGCCGGTCTCCTCACTGAAAAAGGAGAGATAAACGAGGAGGTCATCAAAAACCTGAGCAGCCTTGGTGTGGAGTTCACCCTTCACGCACCGACTTCCGATGGAAAGAACCCCCTGGTAGATCTTGGAGTTTATGGGATGGAACCGGTGAAGAGGATGGAGAAGGTAATCAGGATAGCGAACCATCTTGGCGTGGAGGTCATCGTTGTCCACGGCGGAGACATAAGAAAGAGCTACACAAAGGCCTATGTGAACACTCTAAAGCATCTGAGAGAGCTGAAACCCATAGCGGAGAACAGTGGAGTAAAGCTCGTCATCGAGAACCTCTTTGAGGGGAAAATCGGAGCACTTCCACATGAGCTCCTCTCCTTCGCTAACGAAGGCTTTGAGCTGTGCTTCGACATCGGACACGCTTTCCTGACTTCCATGAATTCAGGGCTTAGAATGGACGAGTTCAGTGTTCTCTTCCCCTACACAAGCCACCTCCACATCCACGACAACAATGGCTACGAAGATGAACACAGGCCGCTCGGAGAGGGTATGATCGGTTTTTCCTACGCCGGCAGAGTGGTGGAGCTTACCAAAGCTGAAAGGGCCGTTCTGGAGATAAGGAGGTACAGGAAAAAGAGTTCAATCCTTTCAAACGTGAGCTTTCTCAAGGGGAAGCCAGACGAAAATTTTTTCCGAATGAACAAGGCAGAAGGGGGTAGTGAGGCGTGAGGAAGGTAGAATCGTTCAATGTTGCAACGTATCCTGCCGTCATCATCGTCTTCCTGCTGTTCGCGGGGATGCTTTTCGTTTACTTCACCAACGCCCTTCCGGCCCTTCACAGGTACGGCCTCGACATCTACACAAAGAACGTCTGGAAAGCGGCGGAAGAACCGAGCAAAGAGGTTTACGGCATAGCGGCAGCCATATGGGGAAGCGTCTACACCGCCCTCATAGCAATTCTCATAGCCCTACCTCTATCGTTGGCCTACTCGGTATTCGTCGTTGACTACGCGCCGAAGAGGCTTAAGAACGCCTTCATAATCCTCTCTGACATAATGGCGGGCCTTCCGACGATAATCTACGGCATATGGGGAGCGTTCTTCCTCGTCCCGTTCCTGAGGGAGTGGGTTATGAAACCACTTTACGAGCACCTCTCGTTCATTCCACTCTTTTCATATCCGCCGGTCGGGGGCTACGGCTACCTCTCGGCAGGGGTCCTCCTGGCGATAATGGTCACTCCCTTTGCATCCGCTATAATAAGAGAGGCCTACAACATGGTGCCCTTCACGTATAAAGAAGCAATCTACTCCCTTGGGGCAACGAGGTACGAGGCGACAAAAGTCCTCCTCAGCTACATAAAACCGGCGATAGTTTCAGGGACGATCCTCGCCTTTGGGAGGGCCGTAGGTGAGACGGTAGCCGTTTCCCTTGTGATAGGGAACACATTCAACCTCACCACAGCTCTCTTTGCTCCGGGCTACACCGTCTCTTCATTAATAGCCAACCAGTTCGGTAACGCATTCATCTATGAGTACATGACCTCAACGCTCTTCGCGGCTGGATTAATCCTCTTCGTAATTGGCCTGGCCGTGAACGTGGTCGGCCTCAAGATGCTCAAGAGGTGGGAGAGAGATGTTAGCATCTAACAGGAAAGCGAAGGAAAAGGCCTTTTTCATTGGGATAGGCACACTCACCATCCTGATATTCATCCCCCTGTTCCACATCATAGCCACAGTCCTTATCAAGGGCTTTCCAGTGATAGCTGAAAGGGGAACGAGGTTCCTCACGGGAACGCTCAGCGAGGGAGGAATAGGCCCGGCCATAGCGGGAACCTTCATCCTCACTTTCCTCTCGGCCCTCCTCGGCCTCCCGGTGGCCTTCCTCGTCGGGATCTATGCCTACGAGTACCCGAAGAGCACCCTCGGCCAGTGGACCAAGACCCTCCTCCAGATAATGATGGAGTTCCCGACGATACTGGTCGGAGTCTTTGTGATGCAGATCGTGGCGGTCCCTATGGGGACTTACTCCGCTCTGGCGGGGGCCTTAGCACTGGCGATAATCCTCATTCCCTACGTGGCCGTTTACACCCACGAGGCCCTCAGAGAGATACCATCAACATACAGGGAGGCCGGCTTTTCCCTCGGTATTACGAGGGCGAGGGTCGTCTTCAGAATCCTCGCACCGATGGCGAAGCGCGGCATTTTGACCGGCGTCCTCATAGGTATGGCCAAAGTGGCTGGAGAGACCGCACCGCTCCTCTTCACCGCTGGAGGGCTGTACGAGAGCTATCCATTGTCGATAACCAAGCCTGTCGGTGCCGTTCCACTCCTCATCTACCAGCTCATCCAGAGTCCGAATCCCGCTGACCATGCAACCGCCTGGGGGGCCTCGCTGGTTCTCCTTATCATCTTCCTCGGGATATTCATCCCGATACGCCTTAGCCTGAAGGAGGTGAGACTGTGAACTTCGCGATAGAGACGGTTAACCTTAACGTTTACTACGGCCAGAACCACGTGATAAAGGGCGTCGACCTCAAAATCCCGGACAAAGGGGTCTTTGCACTTATGGGGCCGAGCGGCTGTGGAAAGAGCACAATGCTGAGAACGTTCAACAGGCTGATAGAGTTGAACGAAGATGCAAAGGTCGAGGGTGAAGTCAGGCTCTTTGGAGAGAACATCTATTCGGAGGACGTTGACCCGATAGAGGTCAGGAAGAGGGTGGGGGTGGTATTCCAGTACCCAAACCCGTTTCCTCACCTGACCATATACGACAACGTGGCGATAGGCCCCAAGCTAAACGGACTGGTTAAGTCCAAGGAAGAGCTCGACGAGCGGGTTGAGTGGGCTTTGAAGAAAGCCGCCCTCTGGGACGAGGTGAATGACAGGCTGAACGACTATCCCAGGAACCTCTCTGGAGGGCAGAGGCAGAGACTCGTTATAGCGAGGGTACTCGCCATGAAGCCTGAAGTCCTTCTGATGGACGAACCGACGGCCAACATAGACCCTGTTGGAACTGCCAAGATAGAGGAGCTCCTCCTTGAGCTCAGAGAAGACTACACGATAGTACTCGTCACCCACTTGCCTGCCCAGGCTGCCAGGGTGGCTGACCACGTTGCCTTCCTCTACCTCGGTGAGCTGATTGAGGTTGGGCCGGCGAGAAAGGTCTTCGAGAACCCGGAGCATGAATTAACCGAGAAATATGTTACGGGAGCACTGGGGTGATACCATGAGGAAACTCCTTGACATGGGTGAAGAACAGCTCAGGAAGCTGATAAACGAGATGGGAAACGATGCTCTCAACTCTCTGGAGAACTCTAAGAAAAGTCTTGAAGGAGAGTTCAACTCGACGGAGGAGATATCTAGCAAGCTTCACCTTCTCAGGAACGAGGTCCTCGATATAGCGACCGAGCTCCTCGTAAGATACTCGCCGGTTGCCAGCGATCTGCGCTTCATTCAGAGTTCGATAGATGTGTCCTACGACCTCTACAGGATTTCGCGCTACGCCATGGAGATAGAGAGGACGGCAAGGATAGTCGGAGCCGAGGAGAGCGAGCTCCTCAAGGAAGGCTTTGAGCTGACGGTCGAGGCGGTTAAAACTGCAACAGAGGCCTTTGAGAACCTCGATGAAGTCTCTGCCGGAAAGCTCCTTGAGATAGACAACAGGATAGACGACCTCTACATCCAGTCACTGGAGAACCTGAAAAGCTCGGCCTCTTCTCCGGTCGAGGCCCTCATAATGCGCCACCTGGAGAGGATAAGCGACCACGCGAAGGAAATCGGGGCGAGGGTCGTTTACGTGAAGGAAGGGAAGAGGGTATAGTTCGTCTGTGGTTCTTTTGGTCGTCTTATTATTTTTAAGTTTAGGAACACTAAGAGAGCAAACAACAAAAAAGAATGATCAGCACAGTATCGAGCCCTCACTCAGAACGTCGAACTCTACCTTCCCTATCCCTTCTATCCACGCCTCTATGTGGTCGCCGTGCCTCAGCGGGCCGACGCCGGCAGGTGTTCCTGTCGCTATTATGTCGCCCGGTTCGAGCGTCATCACCGAGCTTATGTACTCTATCAGCTCCGGAACTTTAAAGACCATCCCACTCGTCCTTCCAAGCTGTCTCAGCTCGCCGTTCACCTTAAGGCCGATTTCTAGGTCGTCTATCTTCAACTCGCGCCTGTCGACGATTCTCGGCCCGACGGGAGCGAAGGTGTCGAAGCCCTTGGAGATAGTCCAGGGAAGGCCCTTCTTCCTCGCCTCTGCTTGGAGGTCGCGGGCGGTTATGTCGAGCATTATGGTGTAGCCCATGACGTAGTCCATCGCCTTCTCAGCCGGAACGCGCTTTGCCCTCTCCCCGATTATCACCGCCAGCTCGACCTCGTGGTCAACGCGCTTGCTCATCCTCGGCAGGATTATCGGCTCGCCAGGGCCTATTAAGGCGCTCGGAGGTTTGAGAAAGAAGATGGGCTTCTCTGGGATGTCGCTCTCCATCTCCTTTGCATGTTCTGCGTAGTTTTTAGCTAAGGCCACTATCTTGCTCGGCCTGAGTTCGTAGTAGGTATCGCGGAATGGGAGGCGGACCATGGTATCACCCTTTCAGCGGCTCTGGAATCGCCTTATCCCACTGCTCCTGGGCGAGCTCACCGGTGTACTTGAACTTCTCGATCTTCTTTTCTGCCTTTTTCCTCTTCTTCTGGTGCTCATTGAGGAACTTCTGAACGCGCTCAATCAGCTCACGCTTGCACTGGCCGCAGGTCAGCTCCCCAGCTTTGCACGCGCGGTAGCGCTCCATCAGCTTCTCGTCGTCCGGTTCGAAGAATATCTCAAACCATTTAAAGACGATGCACTTCTCAGGGTTTCCTCCCCTCTCGCGCTGCTCCTTGAGCGTCGGCCTTCCTCCCGTAAGGGCGAACTTCCATATCTTCTTTCCAGCCTTCTGCGGGTCGTCTGTGAGGTAAACGGCAGTTTCCGGCTTGCTGGCGCTCATCTTGCCCCCCATGCTGGTCAAACCGGGCACGAACTTGGAATGTATGGCGGCAGTCTTGTAGTAGCCAAGGCTCTCGGCGAAGTCCCTCTGAAGCCTCCAGTAGGGATCCTGGTCTATTGCCGCGGGGATAAGACAGCGCTTTTTCTCGAAGAAGGTCGGCGCCGCCTGTATGGCCGGGTAGAAAATCATCCCAATCTTGCTCTGCTCGTTGAAACCGAAAACGGCCCTCGCCATCGAGAAGTTTATCTTCTTGGCTATGGGAATGGCCATCTCGTAAATCTTGGTGAACTCACTGTTCTGGAAGATGAAGGTTCTATCGGGATCGAAGCCGACCGCTATGATGTCGAGGATGTTCTCGTAGGCCCACCTCTTGGTGTCATCAAAGCTCAGCTTCTCCTTGAAGAGGAACTTCTCGTCGTCGGTTATCTGAATGTAGAGGTTCACTCCAAACTTCTCCTGGAGCCACTTGGTCGCGAAGAACGGGATTATGTGGCCGATGTGCATCGGGCCGCTCGGGCCCCTGCCCGTATAGAGGAAAAAGCCCTTCCCGTTCTCATAATCTCCCAGAACCTTGTCGTAGTCCCTGTGGGAGAAGAAGAACCTCCTCCTGAAGAACAGGGGCAGTTCACTCCTCGTGAGCTCTGCCGTCTTCTCTATAAGTTCGTCCGTCAGCGGACTCGTTCCAAACTGCTCTATCAGCTTGTTGTAGTCCACGACACCCTCAACGTCCCATGGGGTAACCTTAAAGTCGTCCATTCAAACACCTCCGTTTCCAGTGGAAACCAAACTCCAGACTAAGGCGGTGCAGAAGAGTAACTCATCACCAAAGCCAAAAACGACCACCGAGCATGGAAGAAGAAAGGGCGGAGAGATTTTAAAGTTTTTGGGTGCAAAAGGTGTTTTTAGGAAAAGGGAGCACACCCAATTGGTGGGAGTATGGAGGTAGTTGAGGCCATCTATGAAAACGGCGTCCTCAAGCTCAAGAAAAAGCTCAACTTACCAGACGGTACCGAGGTCAGCGTTAAGCTTATTCCCAAGAAAATATCCGAGAAGACCTTTGGAATCGTGAAGATTGAGAAGGAGGAAGTTGACAAGCTTATCGAGGACTTGTGATTCTCCGAAAAAGCTTTTTTATCGGTTGTCTATATCGGCCAGTATGAACACCGAAACAGAAGGCACACTCCTCGCTTTCCTCGTCCTCCTAGCTTTGGGCCTTGAGCCTGTGGTAATAAAGGCCAGTTCAGTCAACCCCTTTGCCTTCGTCGCAACGGCATCGCTCTTCGCCTCCTGCCTCCTCTGGAAGGTTCTGTTTGCAACGGAGAGGGCAGAAGAGATTAAGGAAAAGCCCGGGGAGCTAAAAAAGACCTTTCTCACTGGTCTCTTTGCAACGGCTATAGCCTATTCCCTCTTCACCTACGGGACAAGGCTCAGCACTGCCATAAACTCCGCTATACTGACCCGCTTTGAAGTCTTCTACTCCTTCCTGATCGGGTGGCTCTTCCTGAGGGAGAGGGTAACGTCCCGGGGGGTACTCTCGGCGGTTGCCCTCGTGGTCGGCGTCTTCCTCGTCGTTACGGGCGGAAAGGGAGTTGAAGTAAGGACTGGTGACATTTTACTCCTTCTCACGCCCCTCTTCTGGCAGATTGGGCATGCAATAGCCAAAAGGACCGATTATTCTCCTCTAACGATAGCTACCCTCAGAAACACCTTTGGGGGGCTTCTGCTCCTTCCCCTTGTCTTTGAGACCAGATTTGCCTTCACACCGCTCGCCCTTGCCGAGGGCGTTATAATAGCCCTGACCCAGTCCCTCTGGTATTACTCGATAGCGAGGATAAACCTCTCGAAGGCCACCGCGATTCTCACTCCAGCTCCGGCGGTTACGATGGCCGTAGCCATAGTCTTTCTCGGGGAAAAGGTTGGAGTCTACCATCTCATCGGCTTCCTTTTGGTTGCCGTCGGAACGCTTATGATAGCTTTTGAGGAGAGCAAAAGGAGGTGATACTATGAAGGTTGTCGTCCTTGGCTCGGGCTCCTACAGTGGAACGCCAAAGCCGCTCTGCACCTGCGAGAACTGTTCAAGGGCGAGGATAAACCCAGCGTTGAGGAGAACGCGCTTTTCCCTCTACATCGAGAGCGGAATACTTGTTGATCCGAGCCCGGATTTACACTACCACCTTGAGCGGTTGAACAAAAAGGTTGAGAGGGTCTTCATAACCCACGCCCACTTCGACCACATAGCAGGCTTTCCGGAACTGCAGGTCTTCAAGAGTGTAGACGTTTACTCCCACAGGCAGGCAGTTGACATGGCAAAGCACCTCTCGGCAATATTCCTCGGCGGAGCGGCCCCGGAAAACAGGGACTGGCGCTACCATGAGCTCGAATTCGGGAGGTGGTACGAGATTGAGGGAATGAGGGTCTATCACTTCAGAACTGTTCACCGCTCAATTGAGAACTCCGGCGGCTTCATCTTCGAAATCAAGGGGAAGAGGATAGCCGTAACCGGCGATACCGGGCCGGAGATACTGCAGGATAAAGAAACACTTAAGCTCATTGAGGGTGCCGACCTTCTCATAGCGGAGATGACACACAGGGAGTCAATCCCAGGAACGCACCTCGGAGTTGATGATGCGGTAAAGCTGGCCGAGCTTACTGACGCTTCTTACACGGTTTTCGCTCACATAAGCCACAGCAACTACACGCACGAGGTTCTTGAGAAGAGGGTGAGGGAGAGCGGAATAAAAGGGGAGGTGGCGAGGGACTTCACGTGGATTGAGGTGTAGAAAGAGTTAAAGGGAAGTTGTGAGAAATACCACCGGGTGAGAGAATGGAGATAGTTGTTGAGGCTGTCTACGAAAAAGGCGTGCTTAGGCCGCTTAGGCCGCTTAAGCTTAGAGAAGGCGAGAAAGTCAGGGTAAAGATAATCAGCAAGGGCATAACGGAGTTCATAAGAAGCCTTGAAGAGGAGCTTCAAGTACCCAAAAGAGACCCCCTTGAAATACTATCAGAAGAAAGGGATAGGCTATGAACTTCGTAGTCGATGCTTCCCTCCTGATTGACGCATTTTCAAAATACAACATGGAGAGGAGAAAACTCGCTCTCTCCACCCTCAAAAAGATAGAGGAATACGAAATTTACGCCCCAAGATTGGCGCAGGTGGAGTTTGCAAGTGTCCTGTCGAGGTTCACGCCGGAAAGGGCCGTGGAGGAATTCCTTGGTGTGTTTGATTTCATAACGCTCGTCGGTGAGGGGGAGATTTCCCAAGATGCAATTCAGATTGCTCTCAAAACCCATTCAAGGGCAGCGGATGCCTATTATATAACGACCGCAAAACGCTTCAACGCGGTTCTACTGACAAATGACAGGAGGATGGCAGAGAACGCAAAGCTTTCTGGAGTTACTGCCATTTATGTACTCGAAGAGAATAAAAAGCTGCATGATTTAACTCACAAGAAAGAGGAGGAAAGAAACTGAGTTCAAAGCTCCCCGTTCTCCCTCAGCCACTCACCGTACTTGACGAGGGCGTAGACCGCATCAACGGCATCTTCCGTCGTCTCGTAGACTGGGATGCCCTTGAGCTCGATGTTTCTCGCCATCTTGTGCGGATAGTCTCCACCCGGAGCGACGAAGACTATCGGCTTGCCGTAAGCCTTCATCCTTTCCATTGCATCAACGATTCCCTCATCGAGAGCGGGACTCTGGAAGAGGGCTATGACAACGAGGAGGTCAACGTTCGGATCTTCGAGGGCGTAGCGCATAGCCATCTCGTAGCGGCTCGAGGGTGCGTCACCTATGACGTCGATCGGGTTCTTGTAGCTCATGTGGTGTGGAAGCTTTCCTTCTTCTACATCCTTCCTGAACTTCTCATTGGTCTCCTCGCCCAGCTCGGCAAGCTTCATGCCGCTCTCAAGCAGGCCGTCGCTCATCATGACTCCAGCACCCCCGCCGTTGGTAACTATAGCCACCCGGTTGCCCTTTGCCGGGCTCTGCATTGCCAAAGCCTTCGCGTAGTTGAAGAGCTGGCGCATGCTTTTAGCTTCTAGAACACCGGTCTGCTCGAATGCCGCCTGGTATATCTTGTAGGAACCTGCTAGAGAGCCGGTGTGGGAGGCGGCGGCCTTAGCCCCTGCCTCGGTTCTTCCGCTCTTGAGGACAACGACCGGCTTCTTGAGGGTCACTTCCTTAGCCGTGTTGAAGAACTTCCTTCCGTCCTTGACGCCCTCAATGTAGCCGGTTATGACACCAGTTTTGGGGTCGTCTCCGAGGTAGGCCATGAAGTCGCTCTCGTCCAAATCCGCCATGTTGCCGAGGCTGATGAACTTGCTCATTCCTATCTTCTCGCGGGCGGCCCAGTCGAGGATTGCCGCGCCGAAGGCACCGCTCTGACTCATGAAGGCGACCTTTCCGAAGGGCGGCCTTGCCTGCCTCTCCGGCGGGTTGAAGTTGCAGTCGAAGCCGTTCTCAAGATTGGTTACTCCCAGGCAGTTCGGACCAACGACCCTTATCCCCCACTTCCTGGCCCTTTTAACGAGCTCCTCCTCAAGGTCCGCCCTTCCGGCCTCTTTGAAACCGGCGGAAATGACGACGGCGGCCTTGATTCCTTTCTCACCACACTCGTCGATAACGTCGGGAACGAATCTTGCGGGAACCGCTATGACTGCTACTTCAACCTCCCCTGGGATGTCCTTAACGCTCCTGTAAACCGGGAACCTCTTTCCGTTGACATCTATTTCGCCGCCCTTCACGTTGACGGCGTAGACCTTCCCGTCGTAGCGGAGAGTTATTGAGCGCATTATCGCGTTTCCAACTTTCCCGGGCACGTTCGATGCCCCAATGACAGCTACACTCTTTGGATAAAACAGGAAGTCCAGATTCGGGGTCTCCATCGCAACCACCTCCGAAGGTTTTTCGGGAGTTTGTATTTAAGCCTTCCTCCCGGACGGACCGTTTTAATTAATGGATATTTTGTCCATAAGTCCTACAACTGAGCACTGCCTTTACATATATAAAACTACCGGCGGTTCCCGGGGCAAACCGAGCAAAAGAGTTAAATGCCCGAACGTTAAAAGAAACGTTAGAACGTTTAAATTAGGTGATTGTGATGTCCAAGGTCAAGGTGGTCACTGACCCGGAAGTAATAAAGCTGATGCTTGAGGACACGAGGAGGAAGATACTAGCCCTCCTTAGGGGTAGGGAGATGACGATATCGCAGCTCAGTGAAATACTCGGAAAGACGCCACAGACTATATACCACCACATCGAGAAGCTCAAGGAGGCCGGTCTCGTTGAGGTCAAGAGGACGGAGATGAAGGGCAACCTCGTTGAGAAATACTACGGAAGGACGGCAAATGCCTTCTACATCAACCTCTACCTTGGCGACGAGGAGTTACGCTACTTCGCACGCTCCCGCCTCAAGACGAAGCTTGAGATATTCAAGGCCCTTGGCTACGAGTTCAACGACGAGGAACTTCTTAACTTGATGGATGAGCTTCTCAAGAAG
This is a stretch of genomic DNA from Thermococcus sp. Bubb.Bath. It encodes these proteins:
- a CDS encoding phosphate ABC transporter ATP-binding protein, translating into MNFAIETVNLNVYYGQNHVIKGVDLKIPDKGVFALMGPSGCGKSTMLRTFNRLIELNEDAKVEGEVRLFGENIYSEDVDPIEVRKRVGVVFQYPNPFPHLTIYDNVAIGPKLNGLVKSKEELDERVEWALKKAALWDEVNDRLNDYPRNLSGGQRQRLVIARVLAMKPEVLLMDEPTANIDPVGTAKIEELLLELREDYTIVLVTHLPAQAARVADHVAFLYLGELIEVGPARKVFENPEHELTEKYVTGALG
- a CDS encoding phosphate uptake regulator PhoU, with amino-acid sequence MRKLLDMGEEQLRKLINEMGNDALNSLENSKKSLEGEFNSTEEISSKLHLLRNEVLDIATELLVRYSPVASDLRFIQSSIDVSYDLYRISRYAMEIERTARIVGAEESELLKEGFELTVEAVKTATEAFENLDEVSAGKLLEIDNRIDDLYIQSLENLKSSASSPVEALIMRHLERISDHAKEIGARVVYVKEGKRV
- a CDS encoding fumarylacetoacetate hydrolase family protein; the protein is MVRLPFRDTYYELRPSKIVALAKNYAEHAKEMESDIPEKPIFFLKPPSALIGPGEPIILPRMSKRVDHEVELAVIIGERAKRVPAEKAMDYVMGYTIMLDITARDLQAEARKKGLPWTISKGFDTFAPVGPRIVDRRELKIDDLEIGLKVNGELRQLGRTSGMVFKVPELIEYISSVMTLEPGDIIATGTPAGVGPLRHGDHIEAWIEGIGKVEFDVLSEGSILC
- a CDS encoding tryptophan--tRNA ligase, which translates into the protein MDDFKVTPWDVEGVVDYNKLIEQFGTSPLTDELIEKTAELTRSELPLFFRRRFFFSHRDYDKVLGDYENGKGFFLYTGRGPSGPMHIGHIIPFFATKWLQEKFGVNLYIQITDDEKFLFKEKLSFDDTKRWAYENILDIIAVGFDPDRTFIFQNSEFTKIYEMAIPIAKKINFSMARAVFGFNEQSKIGMIFYPAIQAAPTFFEKKRCLIPAAIDQDPYWRLQRDFAESLGYYKTAAIHSKFVPGLTSMGGKMSASKPETAVYLTDDPQKAGKKIWKFALTGGRPTLKEQRERGGNPEKCIVFKWFEIFFEPDDEKLMERYRACKAGELTCGQCKRELIERVQKFLNEHQKKRKKAEKKIEKFKYTGELAQEQWDKAIPEPLKG
- a CDS encoding antitoxin AF2212-like protein, with amino-acid sequence MEVVEAIYENGVLKLKKKLNLPDGTEVSVKLIPKKISEKTFGIVKIEKEEVDKLIEDL
- a CDS encoding DMT family transporter; the encoded protein is MNTETEGTLLAFLVLLALGLEPVVIKASSVNPFAFVATASLFASCLLWKVLFATERAEEIKEKPGELKKTFLTGLFATAIAYSLFTYGTRLSTAINSAILTRFEVFYSFLIGWLFLRERVTSRGVLSAVALVVGVFLVVTGGKGVEVRTGDILLLLTPLFWQIGHAIAKRTDYSPLTIATLRNTFGGLLLLPLVFETRFAFTPLALAEGVIIALTQSLWYYSIARINLSKATAILTPAPAVTMAVAIVFLGEKVGVYHLIGFLLVAVGTLMIAFEESKRR
- a CDS encoding MBL fold metallo-hydrolase, producing MKVVVLGSGSYSGTPKPLCTCENCSRARINPALRRTRFSLYIESGILVDPSPDLHYHLERLNKKVERVFITHAHFDHIAGFPELQVFKSVDVYSHRQAVDMAKHLSAIFLGGAAPENRDWRYHELEFGRWYEIEGMRVYHFRTVHRSIENSGGFIFEIKGKRIAVTGDTGPEILQDKETLKLIEGADLLIAEMTHRESIPGTHLGVDDAVKLAELTDASYTVFAHISHSNYTHEVLEKRVRESGIKGEVARDFTWIEV
- a CDS encoding antitoxin family protein → MEIVVEAVYEKGVLRPLRPLKLREGEKVRVKIISKGITEFIRSLEEELQVPKRDPLEILSEERDRL